From the genome of Hymenobacter gelipurpurascens:
TCACGTTGCCGTGGCCGGTCATGTGGATGAAAGGGTAGGTGAGCAACTCCGGCGAATCCAGCTCTACGGTAGCTTCCTCGGGGTCTATGTTCGTCTTCAGCGACTGGTTGCAGTAGCGGATGAGGTTGGGCAGGGAAGTCTTGTTGGCATACCAGTCGCCGCCCCCGCCGTAGTGCAGCTTGGCAATCCGGAAGCTAGAAGCTACCGGGAAAGCGGCCATTAGGAGTAGCGGCAGCAACAGGAGCAAAAGCAGGTTTTTACGCATCATACTAATCAAATGGAGTTTCTCCGCAGAGAGTAACATGGCGCCATACTGAAGTTGTTCCAGGTGGCCTAGTGCGCCAATTCCCGGGCTATATGCACCGTATGCACGGCGGCCAGCGCGGCCGTTTCGGTGCGGAGGCGGGAGTGGCCTAGCGTAACGGGGCGAATGCCCCGTGCGAAGGCCGCCTCAATCTCCTGCGGGGTAAAGTCGCCTTCCGGCCCGATCAGGATGCAGCAGGAGTGGCCTAGAGCCGCTATGTGCGAGAGTGGGGTTCGCTCACCGTCTTCCAGATGGGCAATAAAAGTGGTTTCAGGGGCTACCGTGGGCAGAAAAGCGGTAAAATCCGTCAGCTCTGCCAGCTCCGGCAGCCACGCCTGCCCCGATTGCTTCAGGGCACTTACGGCTATTTTCTGGAGGCGCTCCAGCTTTAGCTCCCGTCGCTCGGAACGGGCACAGCGCAAAAAAGAGAGTCGGTCTATTCCTATTTCGGTAGCCTTTTCTACCAGCCATTCCATGCGGTCGAGGTTTTTGGTGGGTGCTACCGCTATGTGCACCTCATAAGTCCGGCGCGGCACTTGCTGCTCCTGCACTACACGCAGGCGGCAGCGCTTGGCATCGGCGGTTTCTACCTCTGCCTTATACACACCGCCCCGACCATCTACCAGCTCTACGGCGTCGCCGGTGCTGAGGCGCAACACGCGCACGGCATGTTTGCTCTCATCTTCTGGGAGCGTGTAGAGGGGCGTAGTCAGATCGGGGGCGAAAAAGGTATGCGGCATGGCGTAAAGCTACAGGGAAACCGCCTAGCACCGCACGCTGGCGTCGGGGGGCTAGGTCACTTCACCCGCCCCGCAGTATGTTTCGCTAGGCCTGTGTACTCGGTTGAAATCAGGAAAATGCTACAAAATATTGCTATTAGATAGTCTGGTGACGCTTTCGTGCGTATTATTTTATGGCTACGGCATAGGAGCCAACTACTCTTCTTTCTATACTAACCACTACGTCTAATGAAACTCAAACTCAAGAAACTCAAAGATCAGGTGCTTGTCATTACCGGTGCCTCGTCGGGTATCGGGCTGGTAACGGCCCGGATGGCCGCCAAAGAAGGAGCGAAGCTGGTACTGGCTTCGCGCAGCGAAAGTGCTCTGCGTCAGCTATCTGATGAAATCAACCGCGGCGGTGGCCAAGCTACATACGTGGTGGCCGATGTCAGCAAGCAGGAAGAGGTACAGGCCATTGCGCGCAAAGCGCAGGAGCGGTTCGGCGGCTTCGATACGTGGATCAATAATGCCGGCGTTTCTATCTACGGCAAGGTAGAAGAGGTGCCGATTGAGGACATGCGCAAGCTCTTCGAAACCAACTTCTGGGGGTTGATCTACGGCTCTCTGGAAGCAGCGAAGCACCTGAAAAGCAAGGGTGGCGCTATCATCAACCTGGGCAGTATCCTGTCTGATGTTACCGCTATTCTGCAAACCATATATTCTGCCAGCAAGCATGCCGTAAAAGGCTTCACCGATGGCCTGCGGATGGAGCTGGAGATGGAAGGCGCCCCTATTTCTGTTACCCTGATTCAGCCAGCGGCTATTGATACGCCGTATCCGCTGCACGCCAAGAACTTTATGGAGCGCGAAGCCAAGCACGCACCACCGGCCTACGCCCCCGAGACGGTGGCCCGCGCTATTCTGCACAGCTGCACCACGCCGGAGCGTTCGGTAGTGGTGGGCGGTGGTGGGCGCGCCTTCATCGGGATGGAGCACTGGACGCCCGCGCTACTCGATAAGTTTATGGAGAAGTCCTTTGTGAAGCAGGAAAAAGCCGATTACGCGCCGCGGCCCCTAGGCCACAATGGCTTAGATAAAGCCCTAGGCCAGCTAGAAGAGCGCGGCAATTACCCCGGCCACACCCGCGAAAATAGCTACTACACCCAGGCTGTCACGGCTGGCAGCCCGGCCCTGCGCACAGCTTTATTAGCTGGCGCCGGAGTAGCCCTAGCCGCCTGGATCAGCCGCAAGAAAGCCAGCAACGGACACGCACACAAAGACTAGAAAAGTTGCTCTAGTCCTGAGCCTGTAAACCCAAAAGGCCCGCAGCTACTGTAGCTGCGGGCCTTTTGGGTTTTATAAAAGCCTATTTCAGGGCCTCATTGAGCACGTAGGCCAGTCGGACGCCGGCTTCTACAATACGCTGGCGCATGAGCTCGGCGTGCTGCGGGTAGTAGGTGTAGTTGAGGTCGGCACCCGTTGGCGTTTCGCTGTACAGCCGCTCACAGGCCTGATACGACTCCCAGAGCCACTGCTCCGGTGCCGCTTTTTGCAACTTCTTGACTTCTTTACGGCGCAGGTTGCGGTCGTACTGCGTAGCCATTTCGGTGTACGTGAGGCCTTGGTAGTCAATCAGGCCGCTGTCCCAGAGGCTGTGCAGGTTGGTGTCTTTGCCGCGGTACTTCACCTTAATGTCGTTGCCGCCTTTGTCTTCGGCGTGGCCGGCGTGCAGGGGCTGGTGTACATCACCTACCAAGTGCACCACAAACTTCAGGGCTGCGGCTCGCTCGGCTTGGGTTTTGGTGGGGTCCTTCAGCTCCTTGAGCTTCACGGCCAGCATGTTATAGGCATTCGGCTCCGTCTGGGCGTTGAGCTGCTGCAAGTATTGGTCGTGGTTGAGGCCGGAGGGGGTATTCACGTAGTGCCAGGGGCCGGTTTCCTTGAACTCGGGGTAGAACCGGATTTCATCGGGCCAGGTGCTTACCAGCGTCAGCGTTTCGGTGCCCAGAATGCGCTGCACCTGCTGGCGGGCGTGGCGGGAAAGGTGTTGTTCAGCAATTTTACCTACTGCCCGATGGCCATCAACACCCCAGGCCCAGAGGGTAACAGGGGAGAGCAGCAACAGGAACAGAGGAAGAAGACGCTTGCGCATAAAGAAAATGAGTAGGGAGTAAGTCCGCAAAAGTAGTGGTTTGCGTGATGTGGACAGCCGCCCGCCAAACCAGGATGCTTACCAGTGGCCTAGGCCTATGGAGAAACGCATAAAACGGTTTTTCCAGCAGCAATAAGCCATCCTAGCAATACACCCGCAAAGAGGTTGAACCGCTTCAAAAGTTGCTTTTGCTAAAGGATTCTGTTTGTAAAGAGTTCTGGACCAGTGAGCGAGCTGTTTTTGGCAAGCGAGAATCAAGAGGGGTTAATAGTGGCCTAGCGAACAAGTCGCAATGAGCAGGGACTCGCAGGAGATGATGTGGCGTACAAAAAGCCCGGTATAACAGGCTAACGAAACTTTTGTAGCTTTACCAACCTACCCTGCAGTTGCAGCTGCCGGTTTCTCTATTCCCAATCACTCTCAGTTCACCTTTCATGCAAACGACCTCTGCTGTGCAGAATCAGCCAGCGCAGGCTGCCCAAGCCAGCCACCCGAAGGGCCTTTATGTGCTCTTTGCCACCGAAATGTGGGAGCGGTTCAGCTACTACGGCATGCGTGCCCTGCTCTCGCTGTATATGCTCAAGGCTCTCCTTATGAACAAGGAGATGTCGTCGCTCATCTACGGCAACTATACCTCGCTCGTGTACCTGACGCCTCTGCTGGGCGGCTACATGGCCGACCGCTATTGGGGCAACCGCCGCTCTATTCTGGTAGGTGGCCTACTGATGGCTGCAGGCCAGTTTGCCTTGTTTTTCTCGGCTTCTATGTACGCCACCGGGCAAACCTCGGTGCCTTCGGCGCAGCTCTTGCTATTCTTTCTGGGCTTGGGCTGCTTGATTTTTGGCAACGGTTTCTTCAAGCCGAATATCTCCTCAATGGTAGGTTCGCTCTACCCTAAAGGTGATTCTCGCATTGATGCAGCCTACACCATTTTCTACATGGGCATCAACCTGGGCGCATTTTTCTCGCCTCTGGTGTGCGGTACGCTCGGTGATACCGGCAATCCCGCCGACTTTAAGTGGGGCTTCCTGGCCGCCGGTATTGGTATGTTGGTAGGTAGCCTGACCTTCGAGTTGCTCAAGAATAAATATGTGGTTACGGCCGAAGGTGCCCCGCTGGGTGCCAAGCCTGAGCGCACCGTAGAGCACTCCCCCGTAGTGCCCGTGCAAACTGACGGCCCTGTTCGGGCTGAAACGATTGCGCAGCCCACCAAGAGCTTCGCGAGCAAGTTGCCCATGCTCATCGGCCTGTTTGTGGTGGTGTACGCCGCTATTGCCTGGCTCATGGACCGCGACTGGATTGGCGCCCTGGTGTTCTCCGCCATGATTGTGGCCCCTGTTACTATCCTTACCGACCCGTCGCTCACGGCCCGCGAAAAGCAGAAAATCTACGTTATTTTCATTCTCAGCTTCTTCGTAATCTTCTTCTGGGGTGCCTTCGAGCAGGCCGGCGCTTCGCTCACCTTCTTCGCTGATGAGCAAACCGACCGTACGTTAGGCTCCTATGTAGTGCCTGCTTCCTACTTCCAGTCGGCCAATGCGTTGTTTATCATCGTGTTTGCGCCAGTATTCGCCGTTCTCTGGACCTGGATGGGCAAAAGAGGCACAGAGCCTTCTTCGCCCCTGAAAATGGCCCTTAGCCTTATGCTGATGGCTGTAGGCTACCTCATCATTGCTTTCGGCGTGAAGGGTGTTGATGCTTCTACCAAAGTGAGCATGTTCTGGCTCATCACCATGTACCTGATGCACACTTTCGCGGAGCTATGCTTATCGCCTATTGGCTTGGCGCTGGTAAACAAGCTGGCCCCAGCTCGTTTTGCTTCGCTGCTGATGGCTGTATGGTTCCTGGCAACTGCCGCCGGCAACAAGCTGGCCGGTGTGCTATCCGGCCTGTATCCTCCCGGTCCCGGCGAGTTTGCCAAGGCCGCCAAGGAAGGCATCAACCTCCCCGCCATCCTGAACGGCACCACCCAAACTACCGCCGACATTACGGCCAAACTGAGTGGCCTAGAGCTGACCTCGCACTGGCCTACGTTCCTAGGCTTCCAAATCACGAGCCTCTACGACTTCTTCATGATTTTCGTAGGCCTGTCAGCTGTAGCTTCAGTTATCCTGTTCCTGATCTACAAGCGCCTTTACACCATGATGGAAGAGCCCGTAACGGCTTAGATCCACCATTCTATTATTGAAAAGCCCCCGGCTGCTACTGCGGTCGGGGGCTTTTTCGTGTAATGAGGAAGCGAGAACGAATGGTATGAGAGATTCTGTCATGCTGAGCTTGTGCAGCAATTAAGGCAGTTCTTCGCTTCGTTGCCAGGTTGTAGAGACGCAATAGTTGGAGTCTCGTCGTTGAACGACTGGCCTAGAACCGCCATCTAAGTTTAGTCATCTAAACAAAGCCAGCAACGACGAGACTCCAACTATTGCGTCTCTACAGCACACGTCAGCACACCAGAGTGGCCTACTGCGACCTTAGGTTCGACTGCGCTCAGCATAGTAATTATTGTTACAACGTCAGCACACAAGATGCTTCAGCGCTGTCTCATTATGACAAGCCTCACCTGGCCTAGACAACAAAAAGCCCCGCCGGACGAATCCCAGCGGGGCTTTTATTAGTCTAGGCCAGTAGTGGCGCCAGACGGCTGATCTTACATCATGCCGCCCATGCCACCGCCCATGCCGCCCATGCCACCACCGGCAGCACCACCTTTGTCTTCTTCCAGCTCATCCGAAATCACACACTCAGTGGTCAGGAGCAGACCTGCAATCGAAGCAGCATTTTCCAGAGCCAGACGCGTTACTTTGGTCGGGTCAAGGATACCAGCAGCCATCAGGTTCTCGTAGCGGTCTTCGCGGGCGTTGTAACCGAAGTCACCTTTGCCTTCGCGAACCTTCTGTACTACCACCGAGCCTTCGCCACCGGCGTTAGCTACGATCGTACGCAGGGGAGCTTCGATAGCCGTACGGATGATGTTTACACCCGTGCGCTCGTCACCGTTCAGGGTATCAACGCCTTCCAGCGACTCCAGCGCACGCACCAGCGCAACACCGCCACCGGGTACTACGCCTTCCTCAACGGCGGCGCGGGTAGCGTGCAGGGCATCGTCAACGCGGTCTTTCTTCTCTTTCATCTCTACTTCCGTAGAAGCACCGATGTAGAGGATGGCCACACCACCCGACAGCTTAGCGAGACGCTCTTGCAGCTTCTCTTTGTCGTAGTCGGAAGTAGTAGTGCCAATCTGCGACTTGATTTCGTTGATACGGCCCGAAATCGTGTCTTTCTCACCACGGCCGTTTACAATCGTGGTGTTGTCTTTGTCGATGATAACCTTCTCAGCCTGACCCAAGTACTCCAGCGTAGCGCTGTCGAGCTTGTAGCCACGCTCTTCCGAAATCACGGTACCACCGGTCAGGACAGCAATGTCTTCCAGCATCGCCTTACGACGGTCGCCGAAGCCAGGAGCCTTCACGGCAGCAATTTTCAGCGAGCCGCGCAGCTTGTTTACTACCAAGGTAGCAAGAGCTTCACCGTCAACATCTTCCGAGATGATAACCAAAGG
Proteins encoded in this window:
- the groL gene encoding chaperonin GroEL (60 kDa chaperone family; promotes refolding of misfolded polypeptides especially under stressful conditions; forms two stacked rings of heptamers to form a barrel-shaped 14mer; ends can be capped by GroES; misfolded proteins enter the barrel where they are refolded when GroES binds); this translates as MAKNIQFDTDGRDKLKRGVDKLANAVKVTLGPKGRNVVIDKKFGAPTITKDGVTVAKEIELSDPVENMGAQLVKEVASKTADQAGDGTTTATVLAQAIYAAGSKNVAAGANPMDLKRGIDKAVKAVVENLKQQSKKIENSSEIAQVGAISANNDMEIGKMIADAMDKVGKEGVITVEEARGTETEVKTVEGMQFDRGYLSPYFVTNPEKMEAEFDNPYILIYDKKVSTMKELLPVLEQVVQTGKPLVIISEDVDGEALATLVVNKLRGSLKIAAVKAPGFGDRRKAMLEDIAVLTGGTVISEERGYKLDSATLEYLGQAEKVIIDKDNTTIVNGRGEKDTISGRINEIKSQIGTTTSDYDKEKLQERLAKLSGGVAILYIGASTEVEMKEKKDRVDDALHATRAAVEEGVVPGGGVALVRALESLEGVDTLNGDERTGVNIIRTAIEAPLRTIVANAGGEGSVVVQKVREGKGDFGYNAREDRYENLMAAGILDPTKVTRLALENAASIAGLLLTTECVISDELEEDKGGAAGGGMGGMGGGMGGMM
- a CDS encoding SDR family oxidoreductase; this encodes MKLKLKKLKDQVLVITGASSGIGLVTARMAAKEGAKLVLASRSESALRQLSDEINRGGGQATYVVADVSKQEEVQAIARKAQERFGGFDTWINNAGVSIYGKVEEVPIEDMRKLFETNFWGLIYGSLEAAKHLKSKGGAIINLGSILSDVTAILQTIYSASKHAVKGFTDGLRMELEMEGAPISVTLIQPAAIDTPYPLHAKNFMEREAKHAPPAYAPETVARAILHSCTTPERSVVVGGGGRAFIGMEHWTPALLDKFMEKSFVKQEKADYAPRPLGHNGLDKALGQLEERGNYPGHTRENSYYTQAVTAGSPALRTALLAGAGVALAAWISRKKASNGHAHKD
- a CDS encoding S1/P1 nuclease, whose product is MRKRLLPLFLLLLSPVTLWAWGVDGHRAVGKIAEQHLSRHARQQVQRILGTETLTLVSTWPDEIRFYPEFKETGPWHYVNTPSGLNHDQYLQQLNAQTEPNAYNMLAVKLKELKDPTKTQAERAAALKFVVHLVGDVHQPLHAGHAEDKGGNDIKVKYRGKDTNLHSLWDSGLIDYQGLTYTEMATQYDRNLRRKEVKKLQKAAPEQWLWESYQACERLYSETPTGADLNYTYYPQHAELMRQRIVEAGVRLAYVLNEALK
- a CDS encoding peptide MFS transporter codes for the protein MQTTSAVQNQPAQAAQASHPKGLYVLFATEMWERFSYYGMRALLSLYMLKALLMNKEMSSLIYGNYTSLVYLTPLLGGYMADRYWGNRRSILVGGLLMAAGQFALFFSASMYATGQTSVPSAQLLLFFLGLGCLIFGNGFFKPNISSMVGSLYPKGDSRIDAAYTIFYMGINLGAFFSPLVCGTLGDTGNPADFKWGFLAAGIGMLVGSLTFELLKNKYVVTAEGAPLGAKPERTVEHSPVVPVQTDGPVRAETIAQPTKSFASKLPMLIGLFVVVYAAIAWLMDRDWIGALVFSAMIVAPVTILTDPSLTAREKQKIYVIFILSFFVIFFWGAFEQAGASLTFFADEQTDRTLGSYVVPASYFQSANALFIIVFAPVFAVLWTWMGKRGTEPSSPLKMALSLMLMAVGYLIIAFGVKGVDASTKVSMFWLITMYLMHTFAELCLSPIGLALVNKLAPARFASLLMAVWFLATAAGNKLAGVLSGLYPPGPGEFAKAAKEGINLPAILNGTTQTTADITAKLSGLELTSHWPTFLGFQITSLYDFFMIFVGLSAVASVILFLIYKRLYTMMEEPVTA
- a CDS encoding 16S rRNA (uracil(1498)-N(3))-methyltransferase, with the protein product MPHTFFAPDLTTPLYTLPEDESKHAVRVLRLSTGDAVELVDGRGGVYKAEVETADAKRCRLRVVQEQQVPRRTYEVHIAVAPTKNLDRMEWLVEKATEIGIDRLSFLRCARSERRELKLERLQKIAVSALKQSGQAWLPELAELTDFTAFLPTVAPETTFIAHLEDGERTPLSHIAALGHSCCILIGPEGDFTPQEIEAAFARGIRPVTLGHSRLRTETAALAAVHTVHIARELAH